Within the Emys orbicularis isolate rEmyOrb1 chromosome 5, rEmyOrb1.hap1, whole genome shotgun sequence genome, the region gagagtggggcaGGGTGAGTGTGGTTTTTGGTTGTATTAGCAACAGAAGTTTTGAGGGAGGGTGACATAGAGAGCTAAGGCAGGGAACTGGCCCCTACGTGGGGGTCAGCATGGGCACTGCATGCTGTGAACTGGCAGGAGGATGCTTGCTGTCCCAAAGTGAGATCATGGCTAGCACCCAAATTTTCTGTAGAGGCCAAGGAGATATCCAGGTGTCTGTTGCTTATCCCTTGGTGGACTCCTTCTTGTCTTCCTCCAGCCACACATACACAACAAGATTCAAGGGCCTTTGAGTTCCCTCCAGTCATCTACAAGCAGGAACAGCTCAGCAGATGCCACTGCTTCATCAGGCAAACCTCATCTACATAGTATGGGACACGGCCATTCTCCGCTGCGGTAGAGGATTGAATTTTGCGTTTGGAGGTGTAGGATGCTGGCCAGAGAAGTGGGGAGGTCAAAGGATATTATACCAGATTTTGGAAGGCTTCCCTATCTTAGTAGTTGTGGTgaaatgggtgggggggagagggtctTCAAAAATAAGAAAGCAGTGGTCTGGTTAGACAACTGGTTCGTAATGTATCATGTTCTCCTGCAGCGCTCATCCttttccaacccccaccccccttttgccATACCAGCACCATGCCAGGAACCTGCTCCAGGGGAAAGGTGGGATGCTTGCAACTCTCTGTCACCTGCCCTGGTTTTGGCTTGTATGTGGCACTTTGGCCAGTCTGATGTGGACATTAGGCACTTGGGTGACAATGAGTTAGTTGACACATCTGCATTAAAGCTCAAATGAGACTGTAACTTAATCTAGTCTATGAGCCTTCTGGTCAGGCTGGTATAATTGCACATTACTGCAGCAGGTGTGGTGGTGAAGCAACTGCCCTATTGCAAGTGATGAATGGAAGATATTCTAGCTAAGCTTGGCATTAGGTGGGGATGCCCTAGATCAGGAGTGGAGTTGGGAGCCTGACTCCCAGGGGTTGGCTTTTGACTTTGCCTGCAGCCAATCTTCCAACCAGAAGGAAACACTTTGTCCAGGTGACCACCAAGCAATGACTAGTAGCATCTTGGGGCAGGCTAGTCTTGCAGGTGACATTTTTGTAAGCAATTGGAAATTAATTTGGGGTAAATGGTTACTGTCTCCTACTTGGGTGATAGAGAAGAAGAGAATTTTGATGTTTCAGGACAATGAAACCCAGTGCTAGAAGCTCTTAGGGGTTGGCCTAGGAAAACTAGTCCTTTTTAGGAAGGCAGAATGGTTGTTGGCTTATTGTCTAAGCCAGCTGGCTGGGTCTACGGGGTGGTCTGTGGTTAGATAAGTCATAGCCACCTCTTTTCTCAAGAATGAGTCTGTGTTTCCccatgattattattattgtgtgaTAAAGTTGGGGCCTAGGTGCCATTTGTTCCAATCAGTATGTCTCAGCTGTCTAGTTCTCTCTGTGAATGGAATGAAGTCAGAGGTTTGTGCCAATTTACTTTACCCACTAATCAACCTCACTTTCATTCTTCAAGGCATCGTATTTATCGCTAAGCAAAATTGTAGTGTAGGTTGTGCTAATACTGCCAGTTTCTAACAGAAGAGTTGAAAGTGGCAGAGGCTGGTGTTTAGCTCACGAATAAGTTCGTATCTAAGTAACATCAAGcctcacccccacagccccattatTAGGATTTTTATGCCAGAAGACGGAGGGATGGATCCTGAACCCTAGTCTAAAAGGCCTTGTTTTCTGCATAATTGCATCAAAGGACAATATATGGTACATAAAAGGTTCTGAGTACTTTCCACAATACCTAAAGTGCTTGTGCCTGTAAGACTTGAATACATAAAACTATGCAAAAGAGGAGGATTTAATTCATATTTCTACCTATTGATTTTTAAAGAGTGGTTAGTATATACCATACAGGAAATTGTGAGAAAATTAGATACTTGTAAAGCAATGCTTTGTCCCCAAGGTTCACAGGTTGTTTCCagttctgtttaaaacaaaaaacactacaGGAGAAAATGTGTAGTTCAAAAAAATTTAATGCTGAAACAGACTGCAGGAGTGAAAAGTCTGTTCCACATAAGGAGTTATTGTACACAAAATAAATAAGTTACAGTTTAAGCAAAAGCACAAGTGGCTTTTTAAAGTGCATTTGTATAAGGCCTTTAGCCTATATTCTCAAACTCCATTGGCTCAATGTAAAAATGCATACGGCTGCTAGGTGTGGTTAAAGATGAATATTCCACTAAACTCGGAGAGAAAGGGCTCAGCTAAGAAAAATCCAACCAGCTTCACTGCCTAGAGCCAACAGTGTATATCATACAATACTGAATTGACAAAGTGAGTTCCTTCCATGCTTACTACACAcaatggggctggggggaaatggaaaagattttgCACTGAGCAGTTACCAGGGATCATCATTCCAACTCAGGACTTGCATCTGAAAAGTAGCAGTagtgtaacattttaaaattaatcttgaCAATATTTTtcagacagtaaaaaaaaaacaagttatttGTAATGATAAAATACACTTAGAccctgtgcacaatatttttgtGTACAAAAATTCTGGTCAAACCCTCAGTAAAAATGTAGCAAGTAAAAATAGTGTAGCATTGTTTTTACAATCATGAAACCCAGCCACAGCCACTCATTTTACACTGACTTTTCAAAATAAGCTCATTTGTGCTTTAGAATACATGGGTAAAATCAAGCTCTACTGAGCAATAAAAATACATACATGCTGTCCTTCATCCAATACCAAAAACAAGCATACAACTGTAAGACTCAAATGGTTATTTCCAATAAGTAAGCTGCAGTTTGGGGCATTTTTTTTGGTCACCAAACTTCGTAAATGATGTGGTTGTACATCAAGCCAACTGTGTCCCATCCTAGGAAAGCAAGACTGAAgttttgtgggttgtttttttttttttttccaattactaaaagtttggttttaaaatgaagatgttCTACCATTCACTTGCTAGAATCACTTAAGGAGTTTATTCAAGCCTCATGCTTGTTTCTCCTTTAAGCAATGGTTTATTTCTACAGCAGTTCAAAAGAACCTCTGAACCATCCTTCTGTCACACGGCCTTGGACTCCATAGTGCCAGTGTTTAACATTCCAAAGTTGGAACTTTATGACAAGAGGTTGAGAAGATAAAACCCCCACTTAGCTTTGCTTTCAGACAGAAGTGACAGTCCTAACTTTAGCAGACAAAGCTTGCTTAAACCTTCTCTTTAGATCCTGCATGTTTGGCGACTTTGGCCTTGGGATAAGAGAGGTTCTTCTCTTCTCAGGGGTGCTAGTTATTTGTTGTTTACTAACTTCTTTACACAGGACATGGAAGGCATTGAAGACATCATTGTAGTTCTCACTGACAGACACTTCATAAAAAGTACAACCTAGCATGTTCGCCAGTTGAAGTCCATTCTGTGGCTCCACCTCTTTAATATGTAGGAGATCAGCTTTGTTTGCTACAATGACAACAGGAACTCTGTTTCCTGGGTGTAACTGTCGAACTTGCTGGTGAAGGTGACTAAGTAGTTCATAGCTCTTATAATCTGTGATGGAGAAAACAATCACAACAGCATCCGCCCATCGAATGCATCTGTTCAACTGTTCATTACAGTCCAGATTGTGTTCATGGATCTGAGAAAGAAGAATTGTTTTAAATTAGATGGTTatgacagaaaaaaattaaagtaacCTGACTTTCATTTAAAGCCTGTAATTCTAAATGCATTTTATATTTTGATAGatttgtattttgtattgtaaattaagcttttttgtgtgtgtgtgtgtgtgtgtgtgtgtgtgtgtgtgtgtgtgtgtgtgtgtgtgtgtgtgtgtgtgtgtgtgtgtgtgtgtgtgtgtgtgtgtgtgtgtgtgtgtgtgtgtgtgtgtgcaccttCATAAAGTATGTTGATCCAGCTGCAGAAATCTGGAATAAATAACACTGGAGTTTGCCACACTCCAGTGGAAAATTGACCTGAGTAGTTCTGCATGCAGAGAAAAGCTTTGTAGTTCCACAGAATGGGAAATTAACTGGCTAGACAGTAAGTCTAGGGAAGCAAAGATATGAGCTGGAAGCATTTACACCTGGAGAGTTGCCCAGTGCAAAAAGGCAAAATCCAGCATTACTCTTGTCTACACACTCAAACTTTCCATAATACAAGATTAAGTCATAACAAATCTTAATGAATACAGCCACAATACTATGGTTTTTAGTTTCTATTGTGCACGTTTGTGAAACTTTAGAGTTTATCAGGCTGTAGTAATGACATTTTTCCTTCCAAGTTTTTTCCAATGCATTTCTTGTTggcacaaaaataaaatgttcctAACACATTAGAATGTAAATCTGTATTGGATAAATCAGCCTTCCCGTACAAGACTGCTTGTCTCTCCAAGAGTACAAAAGATTAACTGAAATAGTGGGTTGTTTACTTTTACTGTCACTGCACTATATACATACAGTACATAGAGCTTTCACTGTTTATAAACAAGGTTACCAGTTCTGCCATTCAAAACACTTGATACTAAAATGGATAGTGAACCATTTTCCAGAACAATTGATAAGTGGTTGAACAGCTCATCTGGCAAAAGATATAAAGATTAAAGCTTATTTTACTATTTTAAGAGATGTATGGATATGTGGCTCACCTGAATGCCTGGTGTATCTTGCACTTGAATAGCAAGCATCTCTCCATCTATTTGGATCTGTCTGCTATAAAGGTTacctaacaacaacaacattttgtTACAAATACGCTCACAGCTATATGAACAGACCCAAAAATtgcctggaggggggacatgaatGGCAGCACTTAAGAGCCCAGGCCAATAGAAGCGTTTTATCACTAACCACTCAATTTATACACTGTAAGCAACTGCGGTAAGAGACTGATAACTGTAACATAATGACAGAGGGAAGGTTGTAGTGGTTTGTGGTTATCAGAACCCATAGGGGTTAGTTTTGCATTGACTTGCTTacaaattttcagttttttaattttataaaagaCTTGGAGCTGATTACACCTTTCAAGAGAACTGGACAATTTTAATTATCGACAAAGGCAAACCAACTTTTATTATAGGACATCAGTTGCTTTGACAATTAGGGGTTCTGCACTTGAGcaaatattttctctttaaagTGTTTTTGGATTGGATGCATTTAGAGTCTATATGGTCTTGAGATGTTTAAAGGCATGTGTCCCTACAACAACAGCAATGTCTTGATTGGTTTGTAATGTCACTAGAAACACTCCTTTCTTGGATATATTTATTGCCTTATTTCTATAGTATAGCTGATTTCTAATCTTATTACCTTGATCTacactctatttttttttaaatgattctgtCCAACACTCGTACCTCTTATCTAGTTTGGCTAAGCTTGTTTGCTTGTCTGTCTTCCCTGGATCATTAactatttttaaattcaaaagaaaaaatgagAACAGGTTCAGTGGTGTTGGAACAGTtgttaatagtgggggtgctgagaactattgaacaaaactgtaaaccctgtatatgatggaaaccacttcaagccagggcaggggtgggggcagcaacCCCCCTTTCAGCACCCCTGAAAGGGGCAAGGAATGAGGCTGGGTTTCCCCCAACATCACTCATCTGGGACCACAACTCTGAACAACAAGCTAAAGTGGAGTGCCTTAGGGGTTTAACAAGTCAAATTTCAGATCAAACACTCTTTGTGTAAGGCCTCGATCCCCATCACAATAGCAGGAATAGATGCTCCTTGTCTGCTTTTAGCCAGAATTCAGCATACTACAGTACAAGAATACTGTTTGCTTCCCTGATAAACTGGTGAATGGCCCCTGAACGTTAGTTAACCAGGCAGAGGTCGGTGATTATTGGGAGCAGGGTTATTAGATTTTCAGTGTTTAAGGCACAAATTACATTTTCTAAGTGGAATCTACCTCCCGACGTGCTCGGGGGAGAGTGCAAGGGGGTATTTATCCTTTATCAATGTAGCACCGCGCAGCACGAGGCTGTGCCCTAGACTCAAGCCGCCCAGCCACTTCCCCCTTACCTGCGTTTCTCTCGTAGTCTCCGATGAAGCGTTTTGTGAGGAATCGCACCACCAGGGCTGCAATGAACACAAGAAAAGCCGGTTACAACCTCTCCTCCTGGGATGCGTGCGCACaaagccccctcccgcagcccaGGGGCTCGAAGAGGGTCAGTGACTGCAGCACCCCAGTTTGCGGGAGGGAGGGTGAAAGGGGAGTGTGGCAGGCGAGGCAGGGTCTCTGGCTACGCTGGCAGCAGGGAGCCCGGCGCCTGGCCTCTCGCCACGCGGAGCTCCCCCAAGCGATCGAGGCGCGCCGGGCGGGCAGCACTCACCGGTTTTGCCCACGCCGCTGGCTCCCACCACCGCGATCTTGATGAGGCGGGGGCGGCCGGAGGAACCCCCGCTGCAGCCGTCTCCGCTGGCGCTGCCGGCCTGGGGGTACTCGGCGATGGTGCACATGTTCTGGACAAGGCGCATCGCAgctgccccgggagcagagcAGCAGGCGTCGGGGAGCGGGCGCTGCAGCGGCTCGGAGGGAGGATGCCGGGGGATCGCCGCTGCTGGCGGCACAGCGGGGCGTGGGGGCGGCAGGACCTGATGTGTCCGCGCTAGGAGCTGCCCGGCGcgtc harbors:
- the RASL11B gene encoding ras-like protein family member 11B, translated to MRLVQNMCTIAEYPQAGSASGDGCSGGSSGRPRLIKIAVVGASGVGKTALVVRFLTKRFIGDYERNAGNLYSRQIQIDGEMLAIQVQDTPGIQIHEHNLDCNEQLNRCIRWADAVVIVFSITDYKSYELLSHLHQQVRQLHPGNRVPVVIVANKADLLHIKEVEPQNGLQLANMLGCTFYEVSVSENYNDVFNAFHVLCKEVSKQQITSTPEKRRTSLIPRPKSPNMQDLKRRFKQALSAKVRTVTSV